A genomic segment from Peribacillus sp. ACCC06369 encodes:
- a CDS encoding hemolysin family protein: protein MDILSFLLVIILIALTAFFVASEFSIIRVRSSRIDQLIEEGSKKAIAAKKVTSDLDEYLSATQLGITVTALGLGWLGQPTILKLVGPLFNALNFPQEVTNILTFVISFSLITFLNVVVGELAPKTVAIQKAEQVALAIAGPLIFFHKIAFPFIWVLNHSSRFVVGLFGFKPASESEIAHTEEELRFILSDSYKSGEINQSEFKYVSNIFEFDDRVAKEIMVPRTEIMTISKDETVQEFVDVAKMEKYTRYPVVEGDKDHVIGLVNLKEVFSDLIKNREIHIKAIENYTRPIIRVMENIPIHDLLLKMQKEHIHMAILMDEYGGTSGLVTVEDILEEIVGEIRDEFDIDEVASIRKIKDGHYILDSKLLVKEVNDLLGIHLEEDDVDTIGGWVLTENYDVNVGDIMEKDGFCFKVIEMEDHAIRSIEVTKKVVQLPLEEDLPQG, encoded by the coding sequence TTGGACATATTAAGTTTTTTATTAGTCATTATTTTAATCGCTTTAACTGCCTTTTTTGTAGCTTCGGAATTTTCGATCATAAGGGTCCGCAGCTCCAGGATCGATCAATTGATTGAAGAGGGAAGCAAAAAAGCGATTGCGGCCAAGAAGGTTACATCCGATCTTGATGAATACCTATCCGCCACACAACTTGGAATAACCGTTACTGCTCTTGGATTGGGGTGGCTAGGACAACCGACTATCCTAAAATTGGTTGGACCTTTATTCAATGCCTTGAATTTCCCTCAAGAAGTCACAAACATTCTGACATTTGTCATTTCATTTTCCTTGATAACGTTCCTGAATGTGGTAGTAGGTGAATTGGCTCCAAAGACGGTTGCCATCCAAAAGGCTGAGCAAGTGGCCTTGGCTATTGCCGGCCCGCTGATTTTTTTCCATAAGATTGCCTTTCCCTTCATCTGGGTATTGAACCATTCTTCACGTTTCGTTGTCGGATTATTTGGCTTCAAACCTGCATCCGAAAGCGAAATAGCCCATACGGAAGAAGAATTGCGTTTCATCCTGTCGGATAGCTATAAAAGCGGAGAGATTAACCAGTCCGAATTTAAATATGTAAGCAACATCTTTGAATTCGATGACCGTGTTGCCAAAGAAATCATGGTACCAAGGACAGAAATCATGACGATATCCAAAGATGAAACGGTACAGGAATTCGTCGATGTGGCCAAAATGGAGAAATACACTCGATATCCTGTTGTCGAAGGTGATAAAGACCATGTCATCGGCTTAGTGAACTTAAAGGAGGTTTTCTCGGATCTTATAAAGAATCGGGAAATCCATATCAAAGCGATTGAAAATTACACTCGTCCGATCATTCGAGTTATGGAAAATATTCCCATTCACGATTTACTGTTGAAAATGCAAAAAGAACACATTCATATGGCTATTTTGATGGATGAATACGGCGGTACTTCAGGACTTGTCACAGTTGAGGATATCCTCGAGGAAATCGTTGGGGAAATTCGTGATGAATTCGATATCGATGAAGTCGCATCGATCAGGAAAATCAAAGATGGACACTATATTTTAGACTCTAAACTTCTTGTAAAGGAAGTGAATGATTTACTTGGCATTCACTTGGAGGAAGATGATGTCGATACTATAGGCGGATGGGTCCTTACTGAAAATTATGATGTGAATGTAGGGGACATCATGGAAAAAGACGGATTCTGCTTTAAAGTGATTGAAATGGAAGATCACGCCATTCGTTCTATCGAGGTGACAAAAAAGGTCGTACAGCTTCCTCTGGAAGAAGACCTTCCCCAAGGATAA
- a CDS encoding histidine kinase N-terminal domain-containing protein, producing the protein MVSNREMTIHFLSSQKSSIISKWKDELLHLPDGYMGYFKGEVENIFNLLMDQLGKPDTDIDDVLKVVGGKIASDRVNKQLDMENFFSTATIGRSIIIEHVLNSEAPKEEISDRIKHVNVYFDKLIHFALSHYTELKTMELEERYQFISPNHKDRLTLLGQMTSSFVHEFRNPLTSIMGFIQLLQAEQPEIKYLDIISKELDQLNYRITQFLNISKKETSTSPPDLFSIAKLVNEVIEFLYPSILEVNASITCNIADDAVISGSEEEFRQVLLNIILNALDVVAGMPSPSIYISGSESPPGILTLNISNNGPKIPDEVLPNIFEPFITTKKRGTGLGLFVCKEIVLKHQGALSCHSTDFLTTFSIQLKTK; encoded by the coding sequence ATGGTATCTAATCGAGAAATGACCATTCACTTTTTATCTTCTCAAAAAAGCAGTATCATATCCAAATGGAAAGATGAGTTGCTGCATTTACCGGACGGATATATGGGATATTTTAAAGGAGAAGTGGAAAATATCTTTAATCTGCTAATGGATCAGCTTGGAAAACCGGATACTGACATAGACGATGTACTGAAGGTCGTAGGGGGAAAAATTGCGTCTGATCGAGTTAATAAGCAATTGGATATGGAAAATTTCTTTTCCACTGCAACCATCGGCAGATCCATCATCATTGAGCACGTTTTGAATTCAGAAGCACCCAAAGAAGAAATATCCGATCGAATCAAGCATGTAAACGTTTACTTCGATAAACTCATTCATTTTGCATTATCCCATTATACCGAATTGAAAACGATGGAACTTGAAGAACGCTATCAATTCATAAGCCCAAACCATAAAGACCGTTTAACACTCCTTGGCCAAATGACCTCGAGCTTTGTCCATGAATTCCGAAATCCACTGACATCCATAATGGGATTCATACAATTGTTACAGGCAGAACAACCGGAAATAAAATACCTTGATATCATTTCAAAGGAATTGGATCAGCTCAATTATCGGATTACACAATTTCTTAATATTTCCAAAAAGGAAACTTCAACATCACCACCAGATCTATTTTCCATTGCTAAGCTAGTTAACGAGGTCATTGAATTTTTATATCCAAGCATTTTGGAAGTAAATGCTTCCATTACATGTAATATCGCCGATGATGCCGTAATTTCCGGTTCTGAAGAAGAATTCCGTCAGGTATTACTTAATATTATTTTAAATGCTCTTGATGTGGTTGCAGGGATGCCTTCCCCATCCATATACATTTCAGGCTCTGAGTCACCACCCGGCATTCTTACCTTAAATATTTCCAACAATGGGCCGAAGATACCTGACGAGGTCCTGCCGAACATTTTTGAACCATTCATCACCACAAAAAAAAGAGGAACGGGATTGGGACTATTCGTCTGTAAAGAAATCGTTTTAAAACATCAAGGAGCCTTATCCTGCCACTCTACCGATTTCCTAACGACCTTTTCCATACAATTGAAAACTAAATAA
- a CDS encoding PBP1A family penicillin-binding protein: MKHVADGKMGVQMRGLVKLVLIIILAIVVLGAGSLLYFRQGADISHLENNLQQPTGIYDLDGNLASTITANKSEGVAIDEIPEHMKQAVVSIEDHRFYKHHGIDYQGILRALVKNAKAGSVVEGGSTLTQQLVKITMLESDRTLKRKIGEFFLAQEVENQYTKDEILEMYLNQVYFGHGAWGIKKAANIYFSKEVSELTVAEGALLAGVINLPSKLDPYKNLDGALKRRDLVLSRMAEHGYLTKDEEAAAKKDSVTLLMGEKETDPLRGKYPYYVDHVLSEASSKYGIKLEELLSKGYKIYTTLDQSMQQATESVYANEANFPVGTSTEEMVQSGSVLLDPETGGIKALVGGRGEHQFMGYNRATQLSRSPGSSIKPLVVYTPAVEEGYDITDPLKDEKMSFGEYEPTNLSGEYKGEVPMYEAVMNSLNVPTVWLLNEIGIDKGLDSLERFGIPYDKDDRNLSLALGGMRKGVSPLQMAGAFSAFANDGEREETHAIVRIENNDGKEVGAWKEKSTKVTSKSVVDKMNAMLLGTVEYGTAKNAAVSGYEIAGKTGSTQVPIEGISGVKDQWFIGYSPSLVGAVWAGYDKTDEKNYLTTHSSQGSALIFQKIMSKALQNQAAQSFKAQDIGPLIAEQQALIAEQQAKEEEEQQTKEEEEQRKQYWIDKGKEIRDGLNKWRDWEVPW, translated from the coding sequence ATGAAACATGTCGCAGATGGGAAAATGGGGGTACAAATGAGAGGGTTAGTGAAATTAGTTCTAATTATAATATTGGCGATTGTGGTTTTAGGCGCCGGTTCACTCTTGTATTTCAGGCAGGGTGCAGATATAAGCCATCTTGAAAATAATCTTCAGCAACCGACAGGAATCTATGATCTGGATGGGAATCTTGCCAGTACGATCACGGCAAATAAATCCGAAGGTGTTGCGATAGATGAAATACCGGAACATATGAAACAAGCGGTGGTTTCCATTGAGGATCACCGTTTTTATAAACATCACGGTATAGATTATCAAGGGATCTTGCGAGCCTTGGTTAAAAATGCGAAGGCTGGAAGTGTTGTTGAAGGCGGGAGCACGCTCACCCAGCAGCTTGTGAAAATCACGATGCTGGAATCGGATCGAACATTGAAGAGGAAGATAGGAGAGTTTTTTCTAGCCCAGGAAGTTGAAAATCAATATACGAAAGATGAAATTCTGGAAATGTATTTGAATCAAGTTTATTTTGGCCATGGGGCATGGGGAATCAAAAAAGCTGCAAATATTTATTTTTCCAAAGAGGTCTCTGAATTGACCGTTGCCGAGGGAGCTTTGCTGGCGGGTGTCATTAATCTACCATCCAAACTTGATCCATATAAGAATTTGGACGGAGCATTGAAGCGGCGTGATTTGGTTCTTTCCAGAATGGCGGAACATGGTTATTTGACGAAAGATGAAGAAGCAGCCGCAAAAAAAGATTCGGTGACACTTCTTATGGGGGAGAAGGAAACCGATCCATTAAGAGGTAAGTATCCTTATTATGTTGATCATGTTTTATCGGAAGCATCGAGTAAATATGGAATTAAGCTTGAGGAACTGCTTTCAAAGGGCTATAAAATTTACACTACACTGGATCAATCCATGCAGCAGGCTACAGAATCCGTGTATGCGAATGAAGCCAATTTTCCAGTTGGAACGAGTACAGAGGAAATGGTTCAAAGTGGGTCAGTCCTCCTTGATCCTGAAACGGGCGGCATAAAGGCACTAGTCGGTGGGAGAGGTGAGCATCAATTCATGGGATATAACCGGGCAACCCAGCTGTCAAGATCTCCGGGTTCATCCATTAAACCACTTGTCGTTTACACTCCAGCGGTTGAGGAGGGATACGATATCACTGACCCTTTAAAGGATGAAAAAATGAGCTTCGGTGAATATGAGCCAACAAACCTGAGCGGTGAATACAAAGGAGAAGTACCCATGTATGAAGCGGTGATGAATTCCTTGAATGTACCAACGGTTTGGCTATTGAATGAGATTGGCATAGATAAGGGGCTGGATTCACTTGAGCGGTTTGGGATTCCGTATGACAAGGATGATCGAAATCTGTCGCTAGCTCTAGGAGGGATGAGGAAAGGTGTGTCCCCGCTGCAGATGGCAGGAGCCTTTTCAGCATTTGCCAACGATGGGGAAAGGGAGGAAACTCATGCCATTGTAAGAATAGAAAATAACGATGGAAAAGAGGTAGGGGCCTGGAAAGAGAAAAGCACCAAAGTAACCTCTAAAAGCGTCGTCGATAAAATGAATGCGATGCTGCTTGGTACAGTGGAATATGGCACAGCTAAAAACGCGGCTGTTTCCGGTTATGAAATAGCAGGCAAAACAGGTTCCACACAAGTGCCCATCGAAGGGATTTCAGGGGTTAAAGATCAATGGTTCATCGGTTATTCACCTTCACTGGTCGGTGCTGTATGGGCTGGATATGATAAGACGGATGAAAAAAATTACCTAACGACACACAGCAGTCAGGGAAGTGCACTCATCTTTCAAAAAATAATGTCGAAAGCTCTACAGAATCAAGCGGCTCAATCCTTTAAAGCTCAAGATATCGGACCGCTAATAGCTGAACAACAGGCACTTATAGCTGAGCAACAGGCAAAGGAAGAAGAGGAGCAACAAACAAAGGAAGAAGAGGAGCAAAGGAAGCAATATTGGATTGATAAAGGAAAGGAAATTCGGGATGGTTTGAATAAATGGAGGGATTGGGAGGTGCCGTGGTAA
- the thiT gene encoding energy-coupled thiamine transporter ThiT, producing MKNKTLFMTEVAIFASLALLLDMVSGFIFSRIWPQGGSISIAMVPIFLMAYRWGIKGGMLAGLLLGLLQIVSGTAWIGTPIQGFIDYYLAFMVVGISGVFMNKFVNSYKEEKRSKAKLYGIGGMFLGSFLRFLCHFTSGIVFFGSAAPKGQPVAVYSFIYNGTYMLISFILSAIVVMMLYSAASNVLLKKAY from the coding sequence ATGAAAAATAAAACGTTATTCATGACAGAGGTCGCCATTTTTGCATCATTGGCTTTATTACTGGATATGGTCTCTGGATTCATTTTTTCAAGAATCTGGCCTCAAGGGGGTTCGATTTCAATAGCCATGGTACCTATTTTTCTGATGGCATATCGTTGGGGCATAAAAGGTGGGATGTTAGCCGGATTGTTACTTGGACTATTGCAGATTGTCAGTGGTACAGCATGGATCGGAACACCGATCCAAGGCTTCATTGATTATTATCTTGCCTTTATGGTTGTCGGGATATCCGGTGTATTCATGAACAAGTTTGTAAACAGCTATAAAGAGGAAAAGCGTTCCAAAGCGAAATTATACGGGATTGGCGGCATGTTTTTGGGAAGTTTCCTGAGGTTTCTATGTCATTTCACTTCTGGAATCGTGTTTTTTGGATCTGCAGCACCAAAAGGACAGCCAGTAGCGGTTTATTCATTCATTTATAATGGGACTTATATGCTGATCAGTTTTATTTTATCGGCCATTGTGGTGATGATGTTATATTCGGCAGCTTCAAATGTATTACTGAAAAAAGCCTATTAA
- the iadA gene encoding beta-aspartyl-peptidase — MLTLIKNGEIYGPEYMGPKDILLVGRQIGFIEDKIDVPANFVELEVIDASGQVVVPGFIDAHVHIIGGGGEGGFKTRTPEIQLTDATLAGITTLVGVIGTDGTTRTMPALLAKARALEEEGISCFVQTGSYQVPVKTLTGKIEDDLILVDKIIGVGEIAIADHRSSQPTAAELAKLASQARNGGLLSGKSGIVNIHVGDSRDHLQVIEEVVETTEIPITQFYPTHINRNPHLFKAGMEYAKKGGYIDFTTSTIKKFLEEGEVKASTAIKSALEAGVEIGQITLTSDGQASLPDFDGSGNLRGLNIGTCMSLYDSVVDAVLEDGVAIADAVRVVTENPANILKLSKKGQLAVGKDADLIIMKKQTLEINSVIAMGQIMVKDGEAVVKGTFEK; from the coding sequence ATGCTCACACTAATTAAAAATGGGGAGATTTATGGCCCGGAATATATGGGACCAAAAGATATCCTCTTGGTTGGAAGGCAAATTGGCTTCATTGAGGACAAGATTGATGTACCTGCCAATTTCGTTGAATTGGAAGTGATTGATGCGAGTGGTCAAGTCGTGGTTCCGGGTTTTATAGATGCTCACGTACATATTATCGGCGGAGGCGGTGAAGGAGGATTCAAGACGAGGACACCTGAAATACAATTAACGGATGCCACGTTAGCGGGTATAACGACATTGGTAGGGGTCATCGGAACAGATGGTACGACAAGGACGATGCCAGCTCTGCTTGCTAAAGCCAGGGCGCTTGAAGAAGAAGGAATTAGCTGCTTTGTTCAGACAGGTTCATATCAAGTTCCAGTCAAGACGTTAACCGGCAAGATTGAAGATGATTTGATTCTAGTGGATAAAATTATCGGTGTGGGCGAAATCGCCATTGCCGATCATCGTTCTTCGCAGCCGACTGCAGCTGAACTTGCTAAACTAGCTTCTCAGGCGCGTAATGGAGGTCTGTTGTCCGGGAAAAGCGGTATCGTCAACATTCATGTCGGCGATAGTCGAGATCATTTGCAGGTAATTGAAGAAGTTGTCGAGACAACGGAAATACCGATCACTCAGTTTTACCCTACACATATAAATCGAAATCCGCATTTATTCAAAGCGGGGATGGAATATGCAAAAAAAGGGGGGTATATTGATTTTACGACAAGTACGATCAAGAAGTTCCTTGAAGAAGGGGAGGTCAAAGCAAGTACAGCAATAAAAAGTGCACTGGAAGCAGGTGTTGAAATCGGGCAGATCACTTTAACTTCAGATGGACAAGCAAGCCTGCCAGACTTCGATGGCAGCGGTAACCTGCGCGGATTGAACATTGGTACATGCATGTCCTTATATGATTCTGTTGTCGATGCGGTCCTTGAGGATGGAGTGGCAATTGCCGATGCCGTACGAGTTGTGACGGAAAATCCGGCAAATATTTTAAAACTCTCTAAAAAGGGACAGCTTGCGGTAGGTAAAGACGCCGATCTGATAATAATGAAGAAACAAACTTTAGAAATAAATAGTGTCATCGCGATGGGACAGATCATGGTCAAAGATGGTGAAGCGGTCGTGAAAGGAACATTTGAAAAATAG
- a CDS encoding cation diffusion facilitator family transporter: protein MDKHSISAEKGAYISIAAYIFLSALKLSFGYFGDSKGLWADGLNNTTDIIASIAVLIGLKISKRPPDDNHSYGHLRAETVASLVAAFIMITVGLQVVFSAVESFFQQDSTTVPNMLTGYVALFSAIFMYGIYRYNLALSKKINSSSIYAVAQDNRSDALVSVGAFIGIIGTKMGIPWLDAIAAAVVGVIICKTAWDIFRDASISLTDGFDEQLLQKIGQTIILTEGVKDMSEIKARMHGSEILLETTVHVNPLLTVIQGHDITVKIEENLLKEYNIQHVIVHIEPYAFHKKR, encoded by the coding sequence ATGGATAAACATTCGATTTCAGCTGAAAAAGGCGCCTACATAAGCATTGCCGCTTACATATTCTTGTCTGCCCTTAAATTGTCATTTGGTTATTTCGGTGATTCTAAAGGACTTTGGGCAGATGGTTTAAATAATACGACCGATATCATCGCTTCCATAGCCGTATTGATTGGTTTGAAAATTTCGAAGAGACCTCCAGATGATAATCATTCATATGGACATTTACGGGCGGAAACCGTAGCCTCGTTGGTAGCTGCCTTCATTATGATCACCGTAGGCCTGCAGGTTGTATTCAGTGCTGTAGAATCCTTCTTCCAGCAAGATTCAACAACCGTTCCCAATATGCTTACCGGTTATGTCGCCCTATTCTCTGCAATCTTCATGTACGGAATCTACCGTTATAACTTAGCATTAAGTAAAAAGATCAACAGCTCTTCCATCTACGCCGTTGCACAGGATAATCGTTCCGATGCCCTTGTCAGTGTTGGTGCTTTCATTGGAATCATCGGTACTAAGATGGGAATCCCTTGGCTTGATGCAATAGCTGCAGCAGTCGTGGGGGTCATCATATGCAAAACGGCCTGGGATATCTTTCGGGATGCCTCCATCTCTTTAACCGATGGTTTCGACGAGCAGCTCCTGCAAAAGATCGGTCAAACCATTATATTGACAGAAGGTGTAAAAGACATGAGTGAAATTAAGGCCCGTATGCACGGAAGTGAAATCCTGCTCGAAACTACCGTTCATGTTAACCCTCTTTTGACCGTCATCCAAGGTCACGATATTACGGTTAAAATCGAAGAGAATCTTTTGAAGGAATATAATATCCAGCATGTGATCGTTCATATCGAACCATATGCATTTCATAAAAAAAGGTAA
- a CDS encoding alpha-ketoacid dehydrogenase subunit beta gives MGKNLTMLQAITEALDQMLGHDDRVMILGEDIGVNGGVFRSTEGLYEKYGKDRVVDTPLAESGIIGSAIGLALNGMLPIVEIQFLAFIYPGFEQLVSHAARMRYRTRGQFGVPLVIRTPYGAGIRGPELHSESVETFFAHTPGLKVVAPSNPYDAKGLLISALEDPDPVIFLEPTKLYRAFKEEVPDEMYRIPIGQAKVVQEGSDLTIFAWGSMLREALNAAKKIEDEKGWKCEVVDLRTLYPLDRDTIVQSIKKTGRALIVHEAHKTAGLGAEIISIINDEALIYLKAPIKRVTGFDVPVPPFTIEDHYLPTVDRVKQGIVETISF, from the coding sequence ATGGGCAAAAATTTAACGATGCTCCAGGCTATTACGGAAGCGCTGGACCAAATGCTGGGTCATGATGATCGCGTGATGATCTTGGGTGAGGATATTGGAGTGAATGGCGGAGTTTTCCGATCGACGGAAGGGCTTTATGAGAAGTATGGAAAAGATCGAGTTGTGGATACGCCATTAGCTGAATCCGGAATCATCGGCTCTGCCATTGGTTTAGCCCTTAACGGAATGCTGCCTATAGTGGAGATCCAGTTTCTCGCCTTTATTTACCCGGGTTTCGAGCAACTCGTTTCCCATGCTGCCCGTATGAGGTATCGTACTCGTGGGCAATTTGGGGTGCCCCTCGTAATCCGTACACCATATGGTGCCGGAATCAGGGGGCCTGAACTTCATTCCGAAAGTGTCGAAACCTTCTTTGCCCATACTCCGGGTTTAAAGGTGGTTGCACCCAGTAATCCATATGACGCAAAAGGGCTGCTCATTTCAGCGCTCGAAGATCCTGATCCAGTGATTTTTTTGGAACCGACCAAATTGTATCGGGCTTTTAAGGAAGAAGTTCCCGACGAAATGTACCGAATACCAATAGGTCAAGCAAAAGTGGTCCAGGAGGGAAGTGACCTGACCATTTTTGCATGGGGGTCCATGTTGAGGGAGGCATTGAATGCCGCGAAAAAGATTGAAGATGAAAAAGGCTGGAAGTGTGAAGTGGTCGATCTTCGAACACTATACCCTTTAGATAGGGATACGATCGTGCAATCCATTAAAAAGACTGGTCGTGCATTAATCGTCCATGAAGCCCACAAGACTGCCGGATTAGGTGCGGAGATTATCTCCATCATTAATGATGAAGCCCTTATTTACCTGAAAGCTCCGATTAAGCGTGTAACAGGATTTGATGTACCGGTTCCGCCGTTTACAATAGAAGATCATTATTTACCGACTGTTGACCGTGTAAAACAAGGAATAGTCGAAACGATATCATTTTAA
- a CDS encoding universal stress protein — protein MKDIKNIVVAFDGNEESTRAVEYGATIKQAFPEAELTVVHVLSDKVEQSIMGNVTAPGFVPAAGFYVDPVQTHPVVEVEQREQKVIDTPSPVENSVRNAESNTLRLLSECQVKGKFEILEGHAPDSICEYAERTAADLIVVGNSSKSGLEKFFLGSTSSSIAKNAPCSVFIAK, from the coding sequence ATGAAAGACATAAAAAATATTGTCGTCGCTTTTGATGGAAATGAAGAGAGTACACGGGCCGTGGAATATGGAGCAACAATCAAACAGGCCTTTCCTGAAGCTGAGCTGACCGTAGTCCATGTCCTAAGTGATAAGGTTGAACAGAGTATCATGGGAAACGTCACAGCTCCTGGATTTGTACCCGCTGCAGGATTTTATGTCGATCCCGTCCAGACACATCCCGTCGTTGAAGTTGAACAGCGAGAACAAAAGGTAATTGACACCCCTTCCCCCGTCGAGAATAGTGTTCGGAACGCAGAAAGTAATACGTTGAGATTGCTAAGTGAATGTCAAGTCAAGGGGAAATTCGAGATATTGGAAGGACATGCGCCAGATAGCATATGTGAATATGCAGAAAGAACTGCGGCCGACCTCATCGTCGTCGGCAATAGCTCTAAAAGCGGTTTGGAAAAATTCTTTCTTGGAAGTACAAGTAGTTCAATTGCGAAAAACGCACCCTGTTCGGTATTCATTGCAAAATGA
- the pdhA gene encoding pyruvate dehydrogenase (acetyl-transferring) E1 component subunit alpha has translation MEKTGNPIMKAHSSGVEPEMFRVLTPDGEIIETIDGKIDKSLMLKMYERMLLLRTFDRKSINLQRQGRIGTYAPFEGQEASQVGSALALSAGDWMFPTYRDHGAAIIHGQELYRVFLYWMAHFDGSICPEGKRILPPSVPIATQMVHAVGTAWASKIKGEQNVSIAYFGDGATSEGDFHEALNFAGVYKTPTIFFCQNNGYAISVPFEKQSASKTISQRAAAYDIHGVRVDGNDIFAVWLTVKEAVERAHKGEGPTLIEAVTFRYGAHTTADNPNIYRDQEEISTYWRENRDPITRLSKYLNKEGYWNEEQEELALKQFNELIDAHLQKAEGYPKSDPLEMFNHVYAEESWHLKEQKQELNQILRKGGKK, from the coding sequence ATGGAAAAGACGGGAAACCCAATAATGAAAGCGCATTCAAGTGGAGTTGAGCCGGAAATGTTTCGAGTATTGACTCCTGATGGGGAAATCATTGAAACGATAGATGGAAAAATCGATAAATCACTGATGTTAAAGATGTATGAAAGGATGCTCCTGCTCAGAACATTTGACCGAAAATCAATTAATCTCCAGCGCCAAGGCAGGATTGGAACTTATGCACCTTTCGAAGGACAGGAAGCATCCCAGGTAGGAAGCGCTTTAGCATTGTCGGCAGGGGATTGGATGTTTCCCACATACCGTGATCATGGAGCGGCAATCATTCATGGTCAGGAATTATACCGTGTTTTCCTATACTGGATGGCGCATTTTGATGGTTCGATTTGTCCAGAAGGCAAAAGGATATTGCCCCCAAGTGTTCCCATTGCCACTCAAATGGTTCATGCGGTTGGAACGGCTTGGGCAAGTAAGATTAAAGGCGAACAGAATGTTAGCATTGCTTATTTTGGTGATGGAGCCACTTCTGAAGGGGACTTTCATGAGGCACTGAATTTTGCTGGCGTTTATAAAACCCCAACAATCTTTTTCTGCCAAAATAATGGCTACGCTATCAGTGTGCCTTTTGAAAAGCAATCGGCATCTAAAACCATATCCCAAAGGGCTGCCGCTTATGACATCCATGGGGTGCGAGTGGATGGAAATGATATTTTCGCAGTATGGCTGACTGTAAAGGAGGCTGTCGAAAGAGCGCATAAAGGGGAAGGACCTACTTTAATCGAAGCTGTTACCTTTCGCTATGGCGCCCATACTACTGCAGACAATCCGAACATATATCGCGATCAGGAGGAAATTTCAACCTACTGGAGGGAGAACCGGGATCCGATAACACGTCTTAGTAAGTATTTGAATAAAGAGGGTTACTGGAATGAAGAGCAGGAAGAATTGGCGTTAAAACAATTCAACGAACTGATTGATGCTCACCTTCAAAAAGCCGAAGGGTATCCGAAATCCGACCCGCTCGAAATGTTTAACCATGTATATGCCGAGGAGTCGTGGCATCTAAAGGAACAGAAGCAGGAATTGAACCAAATCTTAAGGAAAGGCGGGAAGAAATAA